DNA from Aggregatimonas sangjinii:
ATTCTGGAGAATCTTTTAAAAATCATGATTGTTAAGATGAAAAGTAGCTAAGAAAGCGCAAACTGATTTCGGTATTGGGTAGGCGTAAGTTGTGTTTCGGCCTTAAAGGCCAAATTAAATGAAGTCACATTACCAAAACCACAGTCATAGGCAATTGTGGCAATCTTTTCGTTAACATACTCGGATGCCACCAACATCTTTTTCGCCTTTGCGATACGATAGTGATTTACGAACTCCGAAAAATTTTTGCCCTCGTTTTCATTGATCGCCCGAGATACATCCCTAGACGATTTACCGACTTTATCGGCAATGCTGGCCAAGGTAATGGTGTTGTCCAGAAAAAGTTTTTCACTTTGGAACAATGACTTCACCGCTTGGACAAGCTTTTTTGAAGCAGCCCTATCCATATGCGAACCACTGTATTTCTCCAAAGAAAAGTCGTGCCGCTGTAGTAGTAGAAAGGAAAAAGTATAGATTAAAAACGAGAAGGACAGCGCTCCGCCGATATATAATGGAAACAGGCCCATCACATGACCGATATAAAATACACAAATAAGGGCCACGCCGACAATCAGGTTGCGGTACCACTTCAAAAGTTGCAGCTGTATTTTCTCTTTATGGCGGAGTAAGAGAATTGCGGATAGTCCGATATAGAGGGCCAAATGCGTAAATACCGCGATATAAATACCGTATGCAAGGCTACTCCAATCGTTAGGAATCAGATAGCAAAAAACTACGAAGCCTAAGAAAGGTAAAAGTTGTATGTAAAAGCTCTTATCTAAAGTTCTGGTTTTTGCCAATAGCACCTTCCCGTAAAACAATAAAGAAGGACCCACCATTAGAATACCGGAAATACCCAAATTTCGTTGCCAAGGGGCAAGATCGAGATATACGTTTAGGATAGATTTACCAATTCGTATGGTAAGCCCCAAAATCATTAATGCGAGAAGAATATTCGCTGTTTTGTTCCCCTTTTTAAGAGTCAAAAGATAGAAACAGAGAAAGAGTGCCTGAGCAATGCCTAAACAACTGAATACCAAAATAAGGGTCTCCTTATTCATGGCTTAAAAATAGGAAGATTCTTTTGAACTCCTAGCGCCTATATCCGGCATATGCTATAACAACACCCTAGAACCTGCACCATTATTCGTACTTTTAACAGTACGAAGTAGTTGTTATGAAAAAGAATCACCTCATCGGTATGGCAATCGTACTATTGACCATCGGATGCACTGAAAATAAACCTATGGAACCCATCGCCCTTTATGTAGGCACCTATACCGATTCCGGGAGCGAGGGAATTTACCGTTATGCCTTCGACCCGCAAACGGGAAGTTTAGCGGAAAAAACACTGGCCGCGAACTTGCCCAATCCGTCTTTTTTGAAAATTTCGAACGACCACAATTTCCTCTACGCTGTTCAGGAAACGGACAAATACGACAGTTTGGAAGGTGGGGTTTCCGCCTTCAAAATCAACAACCAGGATTTACAAGTATTGAATACACAGGGGTCGGGCGGCGAAAACCCCTGCCATATCGGTATTTCCAAAGATGGAAAAATGTTGGCCGTTTCGAACTATACCGGTGGAAATTTAGCCGTGTTCCAGTTAAAAGACGATGGCAGCTTAAGCCAGTACAAGCAACTGATCGATCATAAGATCTTGGATTCGACCAAAACTTCTCATGTACATTCGGCCGAATTTACCTCAGACGGACTTTTTGCCGCCGACTTGGGTCTAGATGCCGTAAAACGGTATCGTCAAACCGAAGCAGGTTTTGTAGAAGCTTCACAACCCTCGTTGGATCTTTCCGAAGGAGCAGGACCGCGGCACTTTGCTTTCGGGCAGGAAGGCAAGTTTCTCTATGTGATCAACGAATTGAATTCCACCATTACCGTTTTTAAAAGGAATAGCGACGCCACCTATGCGCCCATAATTACCCATAGTACAGTCGCTGCCGACTTTAAGGGGGAAAGTTTTTGTGCTGACATACATCTCTCTCCTGATGGGATGTTCCTCTATGGTTCCAATCGAGGGGAAAATACGATTGTTGTTTTTGCCGTAAATCAGAAGACCGGGGATCTGGCAGTAGTGGAACGTGCCCCAGTCAAGGGCGACTGGCCTCGTAATTTTACGGTAGACCCCAGCGGGAAGTTCTTGTTGGTCGCCAATCAAAGAAGTAATAATATTACCGTTTTTGCAAGGGATGAAGAAAAGGGGACGCTTACTTTTTTGCATGAAACCGCATTGTCAAGTCCGGTTTGTTTGGAGTTTGCGAGATAGGTTTTAGACCACTGCGCTTTTAGACATGAGCTATTAGAGCTTAGCCCAGAGGCGTTAGACTGGTTACTTCTTGCTTGTGATGTCTAACTGCTCATAGGACTCCTTCACTAGTTCCTCCCCGTAAATCCTTTCCAAGCGA
Protein-coding regions in this window:
- a CDS encoding lactonase family protein, with the translated sequence MKKNHLIGMAIVLLTIGCTENKPMEPIALYVGTYTDSGSEGIYRYAFDPQTGSLAEKTLAANLPNPSFLKISNDHNFLYAVQETDKYDSLEGGVSAFKINNQDLQVLNTQGSGGENPCHIGISKDGKMLAVSNYTGGNLAVFQLKDDGSLSQYKQLIDHKILDSTKTSHVHSAEFTSDGLFAADLGLDAVKRYRQTEAGFVEASQPSLDLSEGAGPRHFAFGQEGKFLYVINELNSTITVFKRNSDATYAPIITHSTVAADFKGESFCADIHLSPDGMFLYGSNRGENTIVVFAVNQKTGDLAVVERAPVKGDWPRNFTVDPSGKFLLVANQRSNNITVFARDEEKGTLTFLHETALSSPVCLEFAR
- a CDS encoding helix-turn-helix domain-containing protein; protein product: MNKETLILVFSCLGIAQALFLCFYLLTLKKGNKTANILLALMILGLTIRIGKSILNVYLDLAPWQRNLGISGILMVGPSLLFYGKVLLAKTRTLDKSFYIQLLPFLGFVVFCYLIPNDWSSLAYGIYIAVFTHLALYIGLSAILLLRHKEKIQLQLLKWYRNLIVGVALICVFYIGHVMGLFPLYIGGALSFSFLIYTFSFLLLQRHDFSLEKYSGSHMDRAASKKLVQAVKSLFQSEKLFLDNTITLASIADKVGKSSRDVSRAINENEGKNFSEFVNHYRIAKAKKMLVASEYVNEKIATIAYDCGFGNVTSFNLAFKAETQLTPTQYRNQFALS